In Deltaproteobacteria bacterium, the DNA window TTGATGTCCGTTCCCGTTCTGGCCATGGAGCCGGTTTTCGAGGATGACGCCCAGGGTATTCTCCAAGGGCTTCTGGCCACGGACGGCAAGAGTGGCGATGCATCGGCCATGGAGGTAACGGTCATGGAGCGGGTCCAGGGCGAAATGGTCACCCGGGTCATCACGGCCAGTCCCGGTCAGGGCGTGAATATTCTCGTGGAATTTGACTCGGGCAAGGCCACTTTGCGGTCTGCGTCCCGGGCAGTGCTCCGGGAACTCGGCCAAGCCCTGGCCTCTCCCGATCTTCAGGGGCGTCGGGTGGTCCTTCGGGGGCACACGGACGCGGACGGCCCGGCTGACATGAACAGGCGTCTGAGCCTGGAACGGGCCGAAACA includes these proteins:
- a CDS encoding OmpA family protein, translating into MRFFPLIFLIFSLMSVPVLAMEPVFEDDAQGILQGLLATDGKSGDASAMEVTVMERVQGEMVTRVITASPGQGVNILVEFDSGKATLRSASRAVLRELGQALASPDLQGRRVVLRGHTDADGPADMNRRLSLERAETVRSFLLSEAGLESNMIEVQGFGEEMPVAANDTLSGKQRNRRVEVVLVPLGDAGPESPGLGDALGVDDGGAIKW